AGATTTAAACATTTTATTACAACTGAAATCTATTTCACAACAAGGTCTAATGACCGGtgatgtattattattttatcatttattaaaagattcaAATCAAGAACAAcattatttacaaaatatttggaccattgtaaatttaattcaaatgacATGCTTCAGTGAAACATGTAAACAAAATTATGATGctaatatctttaattcaaatagtGTCATGTCCTCATATCTTTCCAATAAACCCGATTTCAAAAAGGAATTCAATCCAGATTgtatcaattttaatacatGGTGGAATATTTTAAGACATGTCGATCATAAATTATTCATGTGGATTTTAGATATCATAgtaattaataatggacaatgttttaaaaatttaccGGCATACAATTATCCATCGAATTTTACTAAATGGGAACAATATAAATCTTCAAACGTCTTTTCTAATCACaagattttattatcattaacaTTAACagttcttttaaattatcattttggATTTGATGATTTGAAGACTTTGtataatatcaaaaattcaACATTCCATATTCCTCTCCCTTTAAGTAATGATCCAACTTCAGAAGAAACAAAGGCTTCCATTGATGCCACTTATTCATTTGTTAACAAGTGGTTACATtatttcaagaaattttaattagtTATATCCATTGcatttacttttattttatttcattttgtacttttgaaatatttttattccaaaatatttctcaTCAATCACACACACAAACACTTTGTTTTATTATCCAATATATTGTTATGATGTTAATTATAAATCTACACCAAACCAACCATGAACCCCAGCATTCCATATCACACAAAGTTTTTTCCTGCTATTTGCAAAACATTGTACTGTCAGTTATGTCTTCCTCATTGCTTCACACATTGTTTCATGATAACTCAAGACATAACTCTTTGTTGtgttttcttcaatattcaCCCCTTCATTCCTTTACGTATCTCTTCAaactttgtttttttttatctctCCTATGTTTCACACATCATTACACTTCTACCAAGATCATGActatatattcattatttttatatataatcatCTTTCTCGTTTAGGACGTTTATATCTATTTTATAAATCTATATATTACCGCTAATAATTCGCTTTTTCGCTAACGTTAAGataaatcttcatcaacATTAAGCTAATATTGCAAAGAGTATGAACAAACCCTAATGTTCAacatatttttagattATAAATCTGTTACAAACTTCAACATGATctcaacaaaaaataaacttcACAACTTTCCTTCTTCTGTTCAAATTCTATATGATTCCTTTTTgaaaagtttattttttttcttttcattgtaattttttccttAGAGTCATGCTTTTTTCATAGATTCCGTCATCATCTAATCGAAACATTTTGCCGAGTTTTAGCCGAAAGTGAACTATCTCATCCATcaggaaaataaaaatttagttAAAACTTAACCTATTTCAAATCTTGACCTTTCAACTACACCTGAGGTTTTCTCTTTCAACTTATTATTGGATAACTCCTATAGCCAGTAACTGATCTAGAAGGATTAAAATACCTGCATACATAGTAGTAATATTCTCACGCTTATTAGGTTTCTACTCTTTTACagttgaaatttgaaattttattgcTCCACAACTACTTTTTGCCTAGTCTAGTTTCATTTCCTCTTAACCGAATAGTATCGAAATACTATATTTAGGAAGCTTAAGAATACAAAAGTTAGGCATAGTCTATTAGCTGAAAACCTCGTTTTCTAGTTTTCTTGTTGAATATTTGTCCGCTAgatttttccaatattataataattctattaacATTTGTATAGAGAATATTTTAGGAGAGTGTGAGGGGGTTATTGATATtcatactattattattcatactattattattcatatttacGTTGGATAATACTTTGAAGAAAAGATAAGAGGCTTTTTCGTGATTTTGCAAGGACTcgataattttcaaaatcattcATACAAGATTATATATACTTCCAAGATAATGTTAGACTTTTTCAGTAGCATATTTGGTACAGACTCGGTCTGTCAAATGTTTTCCAACTCTATGGGGTTCATATCTTTCACAAGTTCGTTTGTAGCGTTAATGCCACAAATGATTGAAACCTTCAAAAGTAAAAATGTGGAAGGGCTatcaattcattttttgttAGCTTGGCTAATAGGTGATATTATATCGATGTTAGGTGCCATTTTAACAAAACAGTtattattccaaatattgTTAACCATTTTCTTCTTAATTATAGATCTGGTCATTTGTATccagtattattattatggtataatttataataacagtttatcaacaaaaaagaaaaacaatgATACCATATTATTAGTAGCTGCCCCAAGTAATGATTTTGGTGAGATACAAGACTTCGATGATAAAATAGACGATTCCATAGATTCAAGAAGAGGAACTTggaatagaaataaaatgcCAAGAATATCAACAGACAAATCAATGGCAGTTGGTGCTCTAGGCTTAGCCTCTCATTTTAAAACTTCTGATGCCGCTAAAGTCGTACGGTATGCATCAGTATTCACTACAGCATTAGTTAAGAGACAAGAATTAAGCGAAGTAACTAATAGTTACATTGGTGTTGTTTGTGCTTGGCTAGGTGccattttttatattggTTCAAGATTTCCACAATTAATTATGaattataaaagaaaatctaCCGATGGTGTTTCACCCTTTATCTTCTATTGCATGCTTGTTAGTAACATCAGTTATGATATCAGTTTGTttactaatgaaaatttcttaaatggTAAAGATAGAGCAATGTTTGTTAAAAACGCCATGCCTTTCATTGTAGGTAGTGCAGGAACAAttgtttttgatttattgtttttcGTTCAACATTATTACTTATATAGAGACAACCGTAATATACGGTTTGCACCAATGAAGCAAGAGGGGGATTTAGAAGAGGACTTAGAAGAAGATATCTAGAAGAAGATATCTAGAAGAAGATATCAATCATTTTATTACAGAACCTAAATTGCATGcttaattataaaaaagtaCATTTTTGTCATTCACAAATGGATTTATAATCTATTCACGACCAAGATTACTATCACGAACAATCCCAGtcatttgatttattcttttctttattatgaGACAAATGAAACTCATAGGATATCATTCCTTATAACGTGTAGTAGCTTAAGGCTATATCGTTTATGCCTATAAATACATCAATCAAACATATATGACAGTTTAAACACTTTCATCGTATTtttatacatacatatTTTCAACCTATACAATAAGGGCTCGGATACAGTTTcctattttttatttttttttttagaagaaaaaaacgaAACATTTAGTTTTATATATCCAATAAATAAGAGTTCACTTGATCattcatttgaatattaataaactcAACGACTCTTTAAACATCCTTTACTTTTTTTGATGGATTCACGTGCTGATTCCTGAAATTTCTactatacttttttttcggagtattgattattattatagaaAGGGATTGCTAGAAAATTCCAAGTTTTAACAATGAATATTTGTATAAGAAACAAGCCATAATAAGTAAGGCACAGCAGATATTAAAGAGGAAGAAATCGTACAAAACTTGcctaaaaaatatttaaatttattcgATTTTAAAAgcaaacaaaatataaaaaagaaaaaaaataaaataaggacaacaaaaaataggttctttatttatcattatgTCACAGAAGATAAGCATCATACCACCAGAACCGATCACTTTAATCAATAATGAAACCACAAATGCTTATGATTCACAATACTCCAAGACTCTGAGTACTAATGGCCTAGCTCTTTATAAGGTCACTGTGAGTGATTGCACTATTGTAAAGGGAAGTAACGGTGGTGAATTTGCCGTATGGAAGGTTACTGTATTATTAACAAAAGAAGATTCTTCAAGTAGCCaagaagataataataatgttttacaagaaatgaattatagaaaaatcCAAGTATATCGAAGGTATTctgattttgaattatttcgTAAACAAATCATAGATAGGCTAAAAGAACAGCAGCAAGTGGGGAAAGTAGTTAACCTACCAAGTCTACCACCGAAAGTCCCATGGTATGATCTTTGGAAATATCAAGATATAAATCTAGATAAGAAATGGCTGAACAATAGACAAAGGGGGCTAAACCATTTTCTTAACcatatattattagatgttGAAATACGGAGGGTATCCAaggatattattattaaattcttaaatCGTTAGATACacaaaaatgaaataacaATTGTTGTacatatattatattaagcAGTATCcataattttaatagaCATTTTATGTCCagatattttatcatttaccttctttttatttttttactctaatattttatgtaatatataatatttccATTGCATTCAGTTACATCGGTTATTTGCAGTAAGATATTATTCAGCTTCctcatttattattatacaattttgtcttttaatattaaaatattaatccatatatatatatatatatagtagTATCATTGGGAATTCGCGTTTGGAATTTTGTGACGACGCGTTAAGATCGCATCGCTGTAAATCGTGTAACAAACAAGCAATATGtttatgaatttattttattaaagtaATAGAGGTAATGCATTAAAAacaactttttttaaataaagtcATGGAATACTGTTTgagtaaaaaataaaaaacagtGAGAcgaaatattatttgcaaaatattttccaagAACCAAAATATGGATAGCAATAGAACAAGGCTTGAATTTACACCTGTTGGTACATTAAAGACAcataatgatgatgaggaAAATAACCTTATAACATCACCTACTAAACAACCTAATGGAAGCCAATATCAAACTACTAATGTATATTCCAATAAACGTCGTCGGATTGAAGATccaattgaagaagaagaagtttCGGATGATGAAATGCAAAGTTCTAATGGAATCGAAGaccaatttcaaaataacGATACATatgaaaataatcattCAATTTATGATAGGTCAGGAGTATATGAGCACACTCAAACTAATATAATACCTACAACGATTGCGGTACCCAAAAATAACGTTGATATAACACAAAACGATAAATCAATAAGGAACCTGATAGCAAGGAATATTGATGATGGCTCAAGCTTTCAATTATCGACTGCCAAAGAACTAGAGAAAAtgaaagatgaaaatgaaaagttAAAGATTCGTATACAGTACATTATGTCTGGagccaaaaaaaataatgatgaaatacCATCTTTAATAAGAAATGGGAAATCTGATCCCAATTTTATTCAAGAATTAGACACTTTTttagagaaaaataataatacgaTTGATCTTAATCAATGGGAAAATGATAAGTCAGAAtatgaattgaaaataaaaaatttgaaaaacaatCTATCTCAATCAAAggaaaaaatgaaaatattagaatcaactaataatcaattatctttgaaaatgtctaatttacaaaattcaTATGATCATTTGAAAGAACAACTTTTAggtattgaaaataattcgaataatgaaaagaatttacttttacaattacaaagtgaaaaggaaaatttATTGAGAAAAGTTATGGAAAATAAACatgaattagataattctCAGAAAGCTCTTAGTGAAAAAGAGCTCCAACTTATAGAGttaaataaacaattagaTAAGAAGGCTCaagatttaaaacaattaaagactcaacaaaatgaaaatataaataataatgatgaacagattgaaaaattaaaacaagaTATTGCTGAATTGtcaaaaaagaatttagattttcagaatcaattgaagaaatcACAAAATGATCGTATAagattaaatgaattactTCAAGATAGTaaaaaaacagaaataaatttctaTTCTGATCTGGATCTAATAAAAGAACAAAAgaatgatattgaaaagaaaaatcattcattagataatgaattgcgaaaaaaattaagtgagattgatgaattaaaagattcaattgaagaatGTAAAAACCAAATGGATAATCTAAATTATGCATTAAAggatgaaaaaaagaagaataaaACCCTAACAGAAAAAATTACTGaacaacaaaataaattaatagcTACAGATgatcaattaaatgaaaaacatGAGGCATTAAAATCAGAATATGATATTATAACTTCAGAATTAAAGattacaaaaaagaaattagatACAGTgaattttgaattgaaaaaagaattagaacTAAAGAAAcgaattaataattcaaaacaaAGATTAGAAGATCAAGTCAAGTCTCTTACATTAGAAATTAGTGATAAACATTCTGAAATATCAGATTTACAAGAAAAACTCTTGGAGTATACTTCTAATAGTGATAACAGTCGATCTAAGATTAGTGGTAtggaattaaaaattaaagctCTTCAAAAGGAATTAgtagaaattaaaaaaaataaagatattcttcaagaatcttatgaagaattaaaacaatctaaattagaattacaATCAAATATTGATCGAAATTTGGAGAAAATTAGTAAtcaaaaagaagaaatatctcgattaaaaattgaaaatgataaactTCAACAAactaattttgaaaatttgaaCTTATCTACTAAATTACAATCTGAAATTGAGCAATCCAATGAATACGTTCAAACTATAACtgaacaaaataataaattaactaGTGATATTACTTCTAAAATTGTTAGAAtagatgatttaaaaaatgaattgaatgaaaataaacaaaagcTAAATAAACTTGAAAAAGATTATAGACATATTAAGAGATCTCAAAACGATCGTTTACCTAAATTACTTAGtgaattaaattctaagaataatgaattacaatatattgagaataaattcaaagaaaatgaaaaaaatttggaaaaacaACTCAACGATTCTAGAATCAAATTAGAGATTAAAGAAgtacaaaataatgaattattagctAAAATTGAGGAATTAACTCAACAATGTGATAATTTTAGAAATCTAAATTATGATCTTCAAGagaaatataatgatttattaagaGATAAAACAGATGTATTACCAGAGCATATTTATCATAAAGACAAAGAAGATACTTTGAAACGTCAAATTACTCGATTAGAACTTAGAAATAAGGAGTTGATTAAATTGTACTCtgacaaaaataaaaaatattttgatttatctAATTATTATATGCTAAAAAGTTTCAAAGTACAACGTAAAAATGATGCACTTATTTTGATCAAAAGTTACTTAAATAAAGTTCTTAATGCtactttaaatactttagATGGGAATTATTTACGATTTAAACAAGAGAGAGATTATATGGGTAAATCATACgatgattttaaatattcttcaaGTTATTATAACAATAGAAATTATCAGGGACaatacaataataaatctagAAGCGGATCTCCAGATTGGAATAGCAATGGACACTATTTCGATGATGAGTTTGCAAGGGAGAAAAGGGCTAGAAGGAATTTTAGAAAGGTATCTTTATATGTTTTAGCTTGTGTTAAAGCTAAACTTATTGCTAAAGAAGTTCGCAAAGAAAACGAAAGACTAAGGAAATATCAATCTTCTATTGAATCGGTCAATGATTATTAACGATGATTACGTAGAGctgtaatattattagatacaagcagtatatatatattcaccATTTATAAAGATTCGGATATGTAATATAACACAAGACATATTTATGTCACCCATGTCTAGCTAAACATTCAACCTAGAGCTGAATGAGTAATATTACggtgaaaaattatattatgatATTCTGAGCTCATGCAAAAAAGCTATGATAATAAACCCAGCTAAGTGGCTGTATCTAAGATGTATGCAAGGAGGATAATCATCGATGACCCCTTTTCCGGTTTATATCGACTAAATCTTTGGTAGCTTCCCTTAATCGGTCTTTAAAAGTTTCAGAAATCACTTCGATTTGATCCAGcatatcaaaataatgtTCTAGTTCCTCACATTTCTTTAAAAGCAAGTTATAATcttctatatttttgtcCACAATATTGGCAATTATACCTTCTGTAATAGACTGATTTTCACTCACGCAGATCTTGGTGGTCTGCAATTGAATAGACTCCACATGATCTTGGATTTTGTATAGCAGATAGCTGTAGTCCACGCTAAGCTTGTTGATACCTAACAAATCCTCATGTTCTTCTCCAGCAGACATTGCTGAACAGAGACTTTGTGACTATTATATTCCTAAAATGTTTCGCCTACTGCTGTAAACTCATAAACAgttgttattttttgtgaaaaaaaacaaaggAAAAAAAGGGCAAAGAATTATTCACTCTAATGTCCTTTAAAATGGTTCTGCTATTAAAATTGCTTCAATAGCCCCTTTTCATATCATTTTGTTTGTTGGTGTTTAATCtgaatcaaattcaatcttattaaataaatataaatagacTATTTTTGTCAACATTGGGACTCCAATTACCCGGAAATCATCCgtccaaaaaaaacagtTCCAACATGGCTGGAACTTGAAGATCTAATTCTGAGGAAAACGACTTGCAATAACTAaggattattattataagcGTAATCGTCTTGCAATTGAGGTTTACAATGAAGgttaaaaaagaataaataataagagTATACTTTATAATAGtgaattaaagaaaaatctaGAAACCTTATCGACAATTCCTATCTTTATTAGATAgatattactattaattttattttttgctTTGATCGTTGTAAACGCAAGGGTCCACGAAAAGATACACGAAAAGATACACAAagttttcatttttattcttcCTTCCTTTAGATTATTATACAACAATACATAGCAATGTCTCATGGTATTTATTTGGGTGAGACCCCCGTTAGAAGAACTCAAACTCCTGGTAATCCccttttaagaaaaatccAGCGTGCATGTCGTATGTCTTTAGGAGAACCTGATCTAGCCTTGAATTTGGATGTCGCTGATTATATCAATGAAAAACAAGGTGCTACCTCTAGAGATGCATGTGTCACTATTGTTAGATTGATTAACAATAGAGATACCCATACTGCTGTATTTGCTATATCGTTATTAGATGTTTTAGTTAAAAATTGTGGCTATCCAGTTCATTTACAAATATCAAGAAAGGAATTCTTAAATGAATTAGTAAAACGATTTCCTGAACATCCTCCAATGCGTTATTCTAGAGTGCAAAGATTAATTTTGACTGCCATTGAAGAATGGTATCAAACTATTTGTAAACATTCTTCTTATAAGGAAGATatgaattttattagaGACATGCATAGATTATTGAAATACAAAGGGTATGTATTCCCAAAGATTGATCAAGCCCAATTGTCCGTGTTGAAACCATCCAATCATTTAAAGACTGCTAgtgaaattcaaaaagaacaagaaattgCTCAAGCTGCCAAATTGGAAGAATTAATTAGACGTGGTAAGCCAGATGATTTAAGGGAAGCCAATAAATTGATGAAGGTTATGGCAGGTTTTAAAGCAGATAATGTAGTTCATGCTAAGAATTCCATTGCTTCTGAATTGAAGAGATTGAAGAGAAAGgcagatttattaaatgaaatgtTAAATGCAGATAAATTAACTGATTCTCAAAATGAAACTGCATCAGAATTATATGGTTCTTTAAAATCTGCTCAACCAAAATTCCAAGCtattattgaagaagaacaagATGATGATTCTATGGTTAGTGATATTCtgaaatttaatgatactGTTAATCAGTTACttcaaaaatatgatttattgaaaaaggGTGACACCACTGCAGCTTCACAAATCCATCCTTCTGCTATTTCCACTGATATCCAACAAAATTCTACAGGTGCTCTtgcaaatgaaattaatttaattgattttggtGATTCAGACATGAATACATCTGAACCAaatcaacaaaataatcaaactgattcatcaacaaatagcaataataataataataataataataataataataataccaataatgCAGATTTATTAAGTGATTTGTTGGGTGATATGAGCATTTCCGACAATTCTCGTTCTCAAAGTACCTTTGGTGCTGGTGGCAGTATCACTCTTGGCAGTCCACTACCAAGCTCACCAGCAGAACCAGTTATCACCACTACTTCTGCATCCACTACAAATAACAACtctaataacaacaatgTATTCGATCTACTAGGCGATACTACAAACAATACACAATCAAACAATACTGTAGATTTATTGggtaataattcttcagtTCCATCCTCAAACCAAGCATTAAACAATGATGCTGATCTATTTGGTGGCGTTCAAAGacatttaattaattcatcaacatatttaaaaattgaagcAATAATTACTAGAGAATCGGACTCtactattaaaattaaggCATTTTTCTCAAATGTTAATCAATCCCCAATATCAGATTTTACTTTTATGGTAGCTGTTCCAAAATTAATGACATTAAGACTACAACCTCAATCAAGTAATTTTTATCCAGGAAATTCTAATGATGGTATAACTCAAGAGGCATATATTGATAATGCTATCATTAACTCATCTAAACCTTTAAAAGTTAAATGGATGAGTACTTTTACAGTTAATGCATCTCCAGTTCAAGAAACTGCGGTATATGTTTTACCaaagatttgaaataatatcGGTTCTTTATCTTATTAATATCTCTTTAATAGTTTATAAATTTGCCGATATTTAACCTCCCTCATTTTGATATATAAATGTTGTAAATTTAatgtaaaattatataatgaattgatattattacatTTCTCAAGGCACATTTTAGATGCATCTTTTTATTCTTCGAAGCAGAGTAAACAATAATTTATCTATctatttcattaaataattccaaatatGTATATTGGTACACTTAAAAAATCCCCccaaaaaaatcaataatataaatatcagAAATTGTCTATATAAAAGTATTATGAGTGTCCTTTTAAActacaagaaaaaataattgttatAGTTGTAATGAGATTTTTATGACTTTCATgcaaattaaattattatttttgaaaccGTTGCAATATTTCACCGGGAGTAGGTGATTGAATACTAGATTTAGGTGAAGCTGTTGATGAATGTAATTTAGTGTTATTTAGTGTCATATTTGGAGAATTAATTTGATGGTTCTTATCAACAACAGTATTCATTTGTGATGGGTCTAATTTTGTTAATAACTGTGcttgaatttgattttgaagcTGAGTTTGTAACTGTGCTTGATCTTGTAGCTGTGTAGGTGAGTGTACTTGTGATAAGTTGTGAGAAGTCTGTGATAGTGATGATTGATTAATTGTTTGTGATGAGGGAGAAGACATGCGTTGTTGAAGTTGTTGTTGGGCTTGCAATTGTTGATACTGTTGATattgctgctgctgctgctgctgctgctgctgttgttgttgctgaATTTGCTGTGGTTGATATTGATGGTTGTtatgttgttgttgttgttgttgctgaATTTGCTGTGGTTGATATTGATGGTTGTtatgttgttgttgttgaagTTGCTGTTGTTGGAGTTGCTGGCGTTGaagttgttgttgttgtgaTTGTTGCAGTTGCTGTGGAATATGTTGCTGCATTGGGTTTGGGGTTGAATTTTGTTGTTGCTTTACTATAGCTTGTTGTTGCAGCTGGAGCATTTGTTTCTCTTGACGCATTTTCACAGCTCTATAGTAATTTTCTGCTGCATTCAACGCTGTTTCTTTTGGCAAATCTGGCTTTTgttgtaaaa
This genomic stretch from Henningerozyma blattae CBS 6284 chromosome 1, complete genome harbors:
- the CNL1 gene encoding Cnl1p (similar to Saccharomyces cerevisiae YDR357C; ancestral locus Anc_5.415), with product MSAGEEHEDLLGINKLSVDYSYLLYKIQDHVESIQLQTTKICVSENQSITEGIIANIVDKNIEDYNLLLKKCEELEHYFDMLDQIEVISETFKDRLREATKDLVDINRKRGHR
- the TBLA0A03590 gene encoding PQ-loop repeat-containing protein (similar to Saccharomyces cerevisiae YDR352W; ancestral locus Anc_5.408), with amino-acid sequence MLDFFSSIFGTDSVCQMFSNSMGFISFTSSFVALMPQMIETFKSKNVEGLSIHFLLAWLIGDIISMLGAILTKQLLFQILLTIFFLIIDLVICIQYYYYGIIYNNSLSTKKKNNDTILLVAAPSNDFGEIQDFDDKIDDSIDSRRGTWNRNKMPRISTDKSMAVGALGLASHFKTSDAAKVVRYASVFTTALVKRQELSEVTNSYIGVVCAWLGAIFYIGSRFPQLIMNYKRKSTDGVSPFIFYCMLVSNISYDISLFTNENFLNGKDRAMFVKNAMPFIVGSAGTIVFDLLFFVQHYYLYRDNRNIRFAPMKQEGDLEEDLEEDI
- the TBLA0A03640 gene encoding uncharacterized protein (similar to Saccharomyces cerevisiae GGA1 (YDR358W) and GGA2 (YHR108W); ancestral locus Anc_5.416) gives rise to the protein MSHGIYLGETPVRRTQTPGNPLLRKIQRACRMSLGEPDLALNLDVADYINEKQGATSRDACVTIVRLINNRDTHTAVFAISLLDVLVKNCGYPVHLQISRKEFLNELVKRFPEHPPMRYSRVQRLILTAIEEWYQTICKHSSYKEDMNFIRDMHRLLKYKGYVFPKIDQAQLSVLKPSNHLKTASEIQKEQEIAQAAKLEELIRRGKPDDLREANKLMKVMAGFKADNVVHAKNSIASELKRLKRKADLLNEMLNADKLTDSQNETASELYGSLKSAQPKFQAIIEEEQDDDSMVSDILKFNDTVNQLLQKYDLLKKGDTTAASQIHPSAISTDIQQNSTGALANEINLIDFGDSDMNTSEPNQQNNQTDSSTNSNNNNNNNNNNNNTNNADLLSDLLGDMSISDNSRSQSTFGAGGSITLGSPLPSSPAEPVITTTSASTTNNNSNNNNVFDLLGDTTNNTQSNNTVDLLGNNSSVPSSNQALNNDADLFGGVQRHLINSSTYLKIEAIITRESDSTIKIKAFFSNVNQSPISDFTFMVAVPKLMTLRLQPQSSNFYPGNSNDGITQEAYIDNAIINSSKPLKVKWMSTFTVNASPVQETAVYVLPKI
- the YPT35 gene encoding Ypt35p (similar to Saccharomyces cerevisiae YPT35 (YHR105W); ancestral locus Anc_5.410), translating into MSQKISIIPPEPITLINNETTNAYDSQYSKTLSTNGLALYKVTVSDCTIVKGSNGGEFAVWKVTVLLTKEDSSSSQEDNNNVLQEMNYRKIQVYRRYSDFELFRKQIIDRLKEQQQVGKVVNLPSLPPKVPWYDLWKYQDINLDKKWLNNRQRGLNHFLNHILLDVEIRRVSKDIIIKFLNR
- the SPC110 gene encoding Spc110p (similar to Saccharomyces cerevisiae SPC110 (YDR356W); ancestral locus Anc_5.414); this encodes MDSNRTRLEFTPVGTLKTHNDDEENNLITSPTKQPNGSQYQTTNVYSNKRRRIEDPIEEEEVSDDEMQSSNGIEDQFQNNDTYENNHSIYDRSGVYEHTQTNIIPTTIAVPKNNVDITQNDKSIRNLIARNIDDGSSFQLSTAKELEKMKDENEKLKIRIQYIMSGAKKNNDEIPSLIRNGKSDPNFIQELDTFLEKNNNTIDLNQWENDKSEYELKIKNLKNNLSQSKEKMKILESTNNQLSLKMSNLQNSYDHLKEQLLGIENNSNNEKNLLLQLQSEKENLLRKVMENKHELDNSQKALSEKELQLIELNKQLDKKAQDLKQLKTQQNENINNNDEQIEKLKQDIAELSKKNLDFQNQLKKSQNDRIRLNELLQDSKKTEINFYSDLDLIKEQKNDIEKKNHSLDNELRKKLSEIDELKDSIEECKNQMDNLNYALKDEKKKNKTLTEKITEQQNKLIATDDQLNEKHEALKSEYDIITSELKITKKKLDTVNFELKKELELKKRINNSKQRLEDQVKSLTLEISDKHSEISDLQEKLLEYTSNSDNSRSKISGMELKIKALQKELVEIKKNKDILQESYEELKQSKLELQSNIDRNLEKISNQKEEISRLKIENDKLQQTNFENLNLSTKLQSEIEQSNEYVQTITEQNNKLTSDITSKIVRIDDLKNELNENKQKLNKLEKDYRHIKRSQNDRLPKLLSELNSKNNELQYIENKFKENEKNLEKQLNDSRIKLEIKEVQNNELLAKIEELTQQCDNFRNLNYDLQEKYNDLLRDKTDVLPEHIYHKDKEDTLKRQITRLELRNKELIKLYSDKNKKYFDLSNYYMLKSFKVQRKNDALILIKSYLNKVLNATLNTLDGNYLRFKQERDYMGKSYDDFKYSSSYYNNRNYQGQYNNKSRSGSPDWNSNGHYFDDEFAREKRARRNFRKVSLYVLACVKAKLIAKEVRKENERLRKYQSSIESVNDY